One Deltaproteobacteria bacterium genomic window, ACCGCGCGCACCTTGTGCACTATCGCTACAACGACCTGGGCAGCGTCGACGCGGCGCTCGCCGCGAACCCGGGCGACGTGGCGGCGATCATGGTGAGCCCGTTCCGGCACGACGTCTTCCACGACCAGGAGATGCCGGCCCCCGGGTTCCTCCCCGGGCTGCGCGAGCGCGCGGACCGCCTCGGCGCCGTCCTCGTCCTGGACGACGTGCGCGCCGGCTTCCGCCTCCATCTCGGCGGCTCGGGCGAGCACGTCGGGGTGCAGCCCGACCTCGCCTGCTACTCGAAGGCGCTCGGCAACGGCCACGCGATCGCCGCCTGCCTCGGCCGCGAGGCGCTGCGCGAGGCGGCGACGCGGGTCTTCTTCACCGGCTCGTTCTGGACGAGCGGGGTGGCGATGGCGGCGGCGACCGCCTGCCTGGAGGAGCTCGCGTCGAGCGGCGCGATCGCGCGCATGGCGCAGGTCGGGAGTGCGCTGCGGGCCGGCATCGAGCAGCAGGCGGCCGCGCATCGTCTCGAGATCCGCTACAGCGGACCGCCGGCGATCCCGTTCATGACCTTCGTGGCGGACGAGGGCTCGTTCGAGCGGAGCCGCGTCTTCGCCGCGGCGTGCGCCGCGCGGGGTGTGTACCTCCACCCCCACCACAACTGGTTCATCTCGGCGGCGCTCAGTGACGCCGACGTCGTGCGCGTGCTCGAGGTGACGGGGGAGGCATTCGCGGAGGTCCTGCGCGGGAGCGCAGGATGAAATGACCATCCGTTGCGCCACGCCCGCCGACGAGGACGCCGTCCTGAGGCTCTTCGAGGAGCTCTTCGACCCGCCCGGCCGCCGCCCGCGCGGCTACACGCGCGAGCGCGGCGCGGCCGGCTTCCGCCACGCGCTCGCCAACCCCGATGCCGACGTCCTGCTCGCCGTCGCGGGGGACGGCGCGATCATCGGCCTTGCGTCCGCCTACGTCGATCTGGAGTCCATCCGCTTCGGCCGGCGGTGCTGGCTCGAGGACCTGGTGGTCACGGCCAGGCGCCGGAGCCAGGGCATCGGCCGCCGCCTGCTCGACGCGGCGACCGCGTGGGCGCGCGAGCGCGGCTGCACGCACCTCCAGCTCAACTCGGCGGTCACGCGCAAGGACGCGCACCGCTTCTACCTCGCCAGCGGCATGGCGCAGACGTCGCTGAACTTCGGCCGGGAGATCGGGTGATGGCCACGCCCTACACGCTCTACGTCATGTCGAACAGCCCGTACTCGGACAAGATCCGCATGTACCTGCGGCTGAAGCGCCTGCCCGTCGTCGAGGTGCGCGAGAACCTGCGCAACCGCGAGCAGGTGCTCCGGGCGCGCACGGGCAGGACCATGGTGCCGGTCGTCGTCACGCCGGCCGACGAGGCCCTGAACGACTCGACCCACATCACGCGCACGCTCGAGGCCGCCTGCCCCGTGCCGCCGCTCCGGCCCGCCGACCCGGGCCGCCGCGGCCTCGACGCCCTCCTCGAGGACTACGCCGACGAGTGGGTGGTGCGCGTCATGCTCGCCTCGCGCTGGCTGCACGAGCCCGACGCGGAGCACAACCGGACGGTCATCGCCGCCGACATGACCTGCGGCGCGCCGGAGGTCGAGGTCGCGGTCGCCAAGGAGATCTTCCCGCAGGGGATCCTGGCGACGCTGCCGCCCATGGGCGCTACGCGCGAGACGCTCGGCTTCCTGCTCGACGACCTGGGCGGCCTGGTGACGGACCTCGACGCGCTCTTCGCGGCGCATCGCTTCCTCGGCGGCACGGAGCCCAC contains:
- a CDS encoding glutathione S-transferase family protein, coding for MATPYTLYVMSNSPYSDKIRMYLRLKRLPVVEVRENLRNREQVLRARTGRTMVPVVVTPADEALNDSTHITRTLEAACPVPPLRPADPGRRGLDALLEDYADEWVVRVMLASRWLHEPDAEHNRTVIAADMTCGAPEVEVAVAKEIFPQGILATLPPMGATRETLGFLLDDLGGLVTDLDALFAAHRFLGGTEPTVADLAFYGQLNQIRRDPTGRVMVGDPARPHGRWLADIERRADGAAAEHAGDAAPDGEALAPLARRIARTYLRFAVANAKALEEAPKGPLGVELADGVPFQAARAGYNRKCLQALLGELEAAVAAAGRLAGEAADREIFAELASLGSLLAPYPALARACASPPA
- a CDS encoding GNAT family N-acetyltransferase, whose product is MTIRCATPADEDAVLRLFEELFDPPGRRPRGYTRERGAAGFRHALANPDADVLLAVAGDGAIIGLASAYVDLESIRFGRRCWLEDLVVTARRRSQGIGRRLLDAATAWARERGCTHLQLNSAVTRKDAHRFYLASGMAQTSLNFGREIG
- a CDS encoding aminotransferase class III-fold pyridoxal phosphate-dependent enzyme, producing the protein RAHLVHYRYNDLGSVDAALAANPGDVAAIMVSPFRHDVFHDQEMPAPGFLPGLRERADRLGAVLVLDDVRAGFRLHLGGSGEHVGVQPDLACYSKALGNGHAIAACLGREALREAATRVFFTGSFWTSGVAMAAATACLEELASSGAIARMAQVGSALRAGIEQQAAAHRLEIRYSGPPAIPFMTFVADEGSFERSRVFAAACAARGVYLHPHHNWFISAALSDADVVRVLEVTGEAFAEVLRGSAG